The genomic DNA CGAACATCGCGATGCCGATCCCCCAGCCGCCGGTCGCCTTCTCGATCTGCACGAGCGTGGCGATCGCGACGGCGTTCAAGAACGAGACGATGCCGAACATCACGCTCGTGCCGATCCAGAAGTCGCGCCGCGTGGTGCCGAAGCCGAGCGCGAACGAGAAGGTCAGGCCGATCGCCTGCACGCCGACGACCACGAGGTACCACTGGGGCGAGAGCACCGCCCAGCTGTAGCGCATGCCCACGGCCATGTTCTCGGCAGGGCCGCCCGCGCCCGTGATGATGAGCCCGATGACCATCATGATGGCCCAGGCGGAGCCGAGGATGATCCACGGGATGCCGAAGAACACCGACGGGTTGACGGCGTGCAGGCGCACGACGCGCCAGATCTCGTGGGCCCGCGAACGGGCCTCGGTGCGCACGATCGGCTGATCGATGACGGCGCTCATGCGGCGACCTCCCGGTCGGTCGAGTCGGCACTCAGGTCGGTGCCGGTCAGGTGGATGATGAGCTGCTGCAGCGAGACCGGCGCGAGCTCGAGCCCGAGTTCGGCGGCCGTGACCCGCTCGGCCTGGTCGAGCCGGCCGTCGATCGTGACCGACGCGAGCCCGCCGAGGTTGTCGCGGCCGATGACGGGCCGGTCGGCCGTGAACGACTCGACCGCGGCGCGCGGCCCGGCGATGGTCGTCGCGGACCCGCGCAGCTCGTCGGCGTCGCGGTCGAACAGGATGCGGCCCTGGTCGATGAGGATGACATGCTCGAGCAGGTTCGCGACCTCGTCGATCAGGTGCGTCGAGAGCACGATCGTGCGGGGGTGCTCGGCGTAGTCCTCGAGCAGGCGGTCGTAGAAGATGTGCCGCGCGACGGCGTCGAGGCCGAGGTAGGGCTCGTCGAAGAACGTGAGCGGCGCGCGGCTCGCGAGCCCGACGATCACGCCGACGGCCGAGAGCTGCCCGCGCGAGAGCTTCTTGACGTAGCGGTTCAGCGGCAGCCGGAAGTCGGCGATGAGCCGCTCGGCGAACTCGGCGTCCCAGTGCTCGAAGAACCAGGGCGCGGCCTTGAAGACGTGCGCGGCCTTGAAGCTGTCGGGGTAGCGCTGCGACTCGGCGATGAAGCACATGCGGCGCAGCACGTCGGCGTGTTCGGCCGGTTCGCGGTCGAAGACCTCGAGGGCGCCGGCGTCGGGGAACAGCTGGCCCGTGAGCAACTGCATGATCGTCGTCTTGCCGGCCCCGTTGCGGCCGAGGAGCCCGTAGATGCGGTTCTCCTCGAGCGTGAAGTCGACGGCGTCGACGGCCGTGAACGAGCCGTAGCGCTTGGTGAGCCCGGTCGCCCTGGCGACGGTGCGGGTCATGATGCGATCCTCTCTGCGCGGACCATCGCCGCGAGTTCTTCGGGGCCGATGCCGAGCTTCTCGGCTTCGACCATGAGTGGTCTGAGGTACTGCGCGGCGAACTCGGCCCGCCGGCGCTCGATGAGACGCTCCCTGGCGCCGGCCGTCACGAACATGCCGATGCCCCGCCGCTTCTCCACGATGCCGTCGTCGACAAGGCGGTTCACCCCTTTCAGCGCGGTGGCCGGGTTGACCCGGAGGAACGCCGCGAACTCATTGGTCGACGGGATCTGACTGCCCTCGAGCAGGGTGCCGTCGATGATGTCGTTCTCGACCTGCTCGGCGATCTGGATGAAGATCGGGCGCGATTCGTCCATACCCGCCTAACTCTGTTGGTTCATTACTCGACTAATGAACCACTGAACCGCGGTGATGTCAACCCCCTGCGCGACATCCGGCCGGGACGCGTTCGAACACCACGAAGTGCCGCTAGGACGTGTTGCTAAAGCCTGGCGGGTGTGAGAGCTCGATCTCTATCGGCTGGCTACTTCGTTGACCGCGACGGCGTGGCCTGCAGGATCAGCTGCCGCGAAGTCGCAGCATCGTCCACGGATAGGTAGAGCTGGCGGAAGTGCTCGGCTTCGTCGAGCCGGATGCTGAGTGCGGCGCCGGTTCCCGAGTAGTTCCAGTAATGCCGCTCACCCTTGGGATGAAATGTGCCGACGAGCTTGCCGGAGATGTCCAGTCCCGGGCCACGCCATCCAGTAGCAATCTGGTAGGGGGCGGGTTCCACGGACACATTCGTAACACTGGACAGCGGGACGGTGAGCTTCCTCCTGAAGCCCCAGAGCTTGTCCAGTCCTTTGGGAACGATGATGAGGTTCCCGTTTTCGATCCTCAATGAGTTCCGGGCAGGCATGCCCCCAGATTATCTGGGTAGCTCCGGGCTCGGGACCTGAGGCACGTCCAGACACTGCCCGCTCGAACCTAAGTCGGGATCTTCCCGGTGCTCGAGATCCAGTGGAGCGTCGCGGCGAGGCAGAGGCCGGCGTGGTAGTTGCGGGCGGTCTTGTCTGAGCGCATCGCGATGCCGCGCCACTGCTTGAGCTTGTTGAAGCACCGCTCGACGACGTTGCGGCCGCGGTAGCGGGCCCGCTGCTGGCCGCCGAAGTCGATCGGTCGTCCGCGGCGCTTGCGTCGGTGCGCGATCTGATCGTCGCGTTCGGGGATCGTCGCGGCGATCCCGCGCTCTCGCAGCCATGCCCGGTTCGCCTTCGACGGGTAGCCCTTGTCAGCGAGCACACGCTCCGGCCGGGACCGTGGCCTGCCCCGAGCACCCGGAACGCGGATCTCACTCAGCGTCGCGGCAAGCATGCTTGTATCCGCCGCTTGCCCGGGGGTGAGGATGAACGCGAGAGCCCTGCCCCTTCCGTCGCAGACCAGGTGGTTCTTCGTCGTCAATCCGCCGCGGGAGCGGCCGATCGCATGATCTGACGGCTCGTCACCGAATTTCTTGTAGTTCGACAGAGCCCCCTGTGGTGCGGGGAAGTGTCGCGCCGTGCTGGTGCACGCGCACGATAGTGGAGTCGATTGACGCGACCCAATCCAGGTCCCCGGACTGCTGCGCGAGCGACTGCGTCTTCTCCAGCACCCGCGCCCACACGCCCTGCTCGGACCACCGGTTGAAGTTCTTGTAGATCGTGTTCCAGTTCCCGAATCGCTCGGGCACGTCTCGCCACGGCGCGCCCGTAC from Agromyces larvae includes the following:
- a CDS encoding GntR family transcriptional regulator, with protein sequence MDESRPIFIQIAEQVENDIIDGTLLEGSQIPSTNEFAAFLRVNPATALKGVNRLVDDGIVEKRRGIGMFVTAGARERLIERRRAEFAAQYLRPLMVEAEKLGIGPEELAAMVRAERIAS
- a CDS encoding ABC transporter ATP-binding protein, whose translation is MTRTVARATGLTKRYGSFTAVDAVDFTLEENRIYGLLGRNGAGKTTIMQLLTGQLFPDAGALEVFDREPAEHADVLRRMCFIAESQRYPDSFKAAHVFKAAPWFFEHWDAEFAERLIADFRLPLNRYVKKLSRGQLSAVGVIVGLASRAPLTFFDEPYLGLDAVARHIFYDRLLEDYAEHPRTIVLSTHLIDEVANLLEHVILIDQGRILFDRDADELRGSATTIAGPRAAVESFTADRPVIGRDNLGGLASVTIDGRLDQAERVTAAELGLELAPVSLQQLIIHLTGTDLSADSTDREVAA
- a CDS encoding IS5 family transposase (programmed frameshift) — encoded protein: MSRDVISDEAWAVIGPLFPREKLTGRPPVDRRTVVEATAWRFRTGAPWRDVPERFGNWNTIYKNFNRWSEQGVWARVLEKTQSLAQQSGDLDWVASIDSTIVRVHQHGATLPRTTGALSNYKKFGDEPSDHAIGRSRGGLTTKNHLVCDGRGRALAFILTPGQAADTSMLAATLSEIRVPGARGRPRSRPERVLADKGYPSKANRAWLRERGIAATIPERDDQIAHRRKRRGRPIDFGGQQRARYRGRNVVERCFNKLKQWRGIAMRSDKTARNYHAGLCLAATLHWISSTGKIPT